GTAGAGATTGCCAATAACACCTCTGTCCTTATAACAGCGTTTCACCAGTCCAGCACCTTGTACATAAAAGACTTCATTACCAGCATTGCAGGTTTGACCAAGACTTTCGTAATCCATAGCATTCACAGCAAAATGCGGATCAATCTTGCTCAGAAAGGAAAGATCCTCGGCTGTATAGTAATCCGGTTTATCTTTATAAGCATTGACCCACAGATATACACGCTCCGGTAATGCTGCGCGAAGCGAAGCTATCGCTGGAAAGGCGCTGCGAATCCCAACGCTCCCTACACTGAAGGGCACTTCATTCTCGTACAAGGTCATGCATTGCGTTAGAAACTTATCCTCGCTCACTTGCCCGGGGTGGTAAGTAGCCCAAAAGGCAACCTTGCTTCGATTCAGCTTTTGGACGAAATCAAGATTTGCCGAAAGGTTCGTTTGAATCGCTACCTTCTCCACATGCTCCATATTGGAGAGCGTGATCATCGCTTCTTTGTACCAGCGGTGAATCAGTCCTTCGCCGTAAGGATTGAAAAAGATAGACAGCCGATGACCCGCTGCACCTTGCAAAGAGGCCCACTCGACAAAGGTCTCCAGACCTTGTCGATCCTTCGCGAGAGTAGCTGCGCTGTCTCTTGTTTTGCCGAAAGGGCAGTACGGGCAGTCATAGTTGCAGGAGGTGAGAGAGCCGCGGTAGTAGAGGACCGCATTCATGGCAATACGAACCTTTCCATCTGCGCTCGAATCTCTCCTGAAATAAACCAATCACCGATGGAATCGGAGTAGCCCATACCTTCGGTAGTAAGGTGCAGTACGCCGTCTGCTTCCTTCCCTAAGCCGGTATGAAGCAGGCGCGACAGTTCAGGATAATCATCCCAGAGTGAATTTCCGAAGCGCAGGTTGTAATCTTCAATCCTCAGACCTTCGCTATGTAAAATCGCCTTCAGAATAAAGCGGCGCTTCTGTTCTTCCAGACTTAGCACAATTCCGTAATCTGCCGTATCGTAACGATCTGTATTGACGTAATCGGCAATAATGCTCTCGGTTGCTTTACGGCTCACCCCATAACGGGAAGCGTAATGCACATTGCGAGTATAGGATCTAGCCCCGCAGCCCAGCCCGACCATTCCTTCTTCCTGACAGCTATAGTCAAGAATGGGTTTATCCGTTCCTGCGGTTTCCTTGGCGAAACGCCGCATGGAATATTGATGGTAACCTCTGGCATTAAGCAGTTGCCCAGCTGCTTTGTAGCAGTCTAGGCGAATATCCTCCTGACGCTGGATATCACCTGGCTTCACAATCGTATGCTCACGCGTGTAGAGCGGATAAATAAAGATTTCCTCTGGATCATGGCTAAGCGCCTGATTTAGCGAATACAGCCAAGAGTCGACGGTCTGCCCCGGAAGCCCGTAAATCAGATCCAAATTTAGAATGGGAAAATCATATTTCCCCAGTAGCTCCAGCGCCCGATATACCACATCCGGATTCTGCGGGCGATAAATGGCCGCTGATTCAGCAGCGACAAAGCTTTGGATGCCCATGCTTACCCGATCCACCGTATATTCTTTTAGAATATTCAGCTTCTCTTCGGTAATGGTCTCCGGTGAAGTTTCCACTGAGATGGAGGCTGTATTCGTATCCAGTCCCATCGTATCTACGGCAATGTGGAATAAACGGCGCAGTTGATCTGCCGCCAGTAATGTAGGTGTTCCACCACCAATCGCAAAACGGGCATACGGTTTATGTCTGGTGAATGCAGCCCACTGCTTGGCCTGACGTTCTAGCGCGTCTACGTATGTAGCGTGAACATTCGCGCGTTTATCAGGCAAGGTGAACAGGTTGCAGAATCCACAACGAGCACCGCAAAACGGTATATGCATATATAGAAAAAAGGATTCTGCAGGCTCATCTTGCCATAAGGATTCTAGTGGAATCGGCGGCTGTAGATCCCTGTAAGCTGTTTTGTGTGGATAGGAATACAGATAAGATCGGTAAGGGTGAGCAGTAATGTTTTCTTTCCATTGGTGAAGCTCTTCTAAAGAGAAGGACGATAACGTCATAACAGTTCTCCATCCTTTCCTTTTCCTTGAGATATAATAAAGTATAAGTTTCACACTATACTTTATTGTCTTATATTTCTCGCATAAACGCTTACCGTCCTTATAAGGACGTCGAAGGCGTTTATGCTTTATAAAATAAATTCCCGGTAAGGGACGTTCCATACGGTCTCGTGAGCCAAGCGATGCCCCTGATAGCCATCTTCACCATAGGCGGTTCCATGATCAGAAAACGCCAGACAGAAGGTAGGATTGCCACGTTCCCGGAAGGCATCGAATAATCGGCCCAGTTCACCATCCACATATCGGAGTGCGGCGCGCTGGCTGTCTACGGAGTCCTTTTTAGCACCGGGTATAAAATAATGGTTCGGTCCGTGAATGGCAGAGACGTTGAGGAACATGAACAGTCTTTGCTCGCTTGGAGTATCCTTTAGCAGCTTTAAGGCATGGTTCACCTGATGCTCTGTGGAACGCGGATTGGTGACCCCGAACGTCATCCGCCAGTAGCTGTGCTGGAAATAGCTTGGTAGCACACGGGCGAGTGGATTTTTTTTGGTGAAAAAAATAACCCCCCCAATACAAATCGTACGGTAGCCCTCGGCAGCAAGCCCGGATACGATATCGGGTGTATCGAACAGCCAGGTATGGGGATGCGTCTTCATTCCGGTGTTTCGGGAATGGAACATGCGGATATGTTCTTTCTTATCCGTTGTGGCTGGAGTAGGCAAGAAGCCGCCGAAGAAGGCATGATGAGCGGCATAGGTAAAGCTGCCTGGGGTATGTCTTTTCTCCCATGATCCGGTTCCGCACAAGTTCGGGCAGTTCGCTTCTTCCATAACAGCAGCATCATAACGAAGCGTATCGAGTGTGATCATAAGAATGTCATGAGTGCCGACGATGGTGTTCATATCCATTAAGATAATCCTTCCTTTATAAGCGGTGTGGAGGGAGGCGTGATATAGTCTCTAGCCGACAATACCTTCATCTCCCATTCGTAGGTGCTGCAGCCGCGGTATTTCACATCGTAAAGCAAGTCGCCAAATGGATTGACATCCGCGACAAAACATTGCTGTGAACCCCCGGATACCAGGACATCAATTCCGGCTACCCCGGAACTGGGAAAAGCAGCCAGTGCTTGCACAGCGGTATTCTGCACCTGCTCCTGTACGGATTCAGACAGCCCGGCTTCCGAAAGAGACATCCGCTGGTTGCGTAAATGCAGATTCGTAATTGGTGTAGGGCTGACCCGAGCAACCGCGTGGCAGGCCTCGCGGAGAACGACTAGCTGGCGAATATCGAATGCTTTTCCCTTAAGCCCCGCTTTAGGGATCCATTGCTCAGCATAAGCACCGTGCTGGTAGATCCAGTTCACAATTCCCGAGATTGTGGCGGTATCAGTGTACCGTCGCAGTGTACCAGAATTATAGTAAATGGGTGGTCGAGTGATGTAATTCTCGACCCCCACTGTTGTTAAGGCAATTTCGGCACCCGTCACGGGATGGATCTGATAGGCGATCACTCCAGAAGCGGCAGAGCCGAAGGCCAGCTTAATGAATACCCGGTGCATGCGCCGGGATAACATCATCTCCCGGAGAGAGTCATAATCCGTAGGCTGCTGATCTTCACCTAATGGGCGAGGGATTGGAATCCCCGCCTTACTCAGAATCTGTTGAGTCTGGCGTTTATCGGTCATAGCCGCTATCTCGGCAGGGTCATTTAACCATAACGAACCCGGACATGCGGTTTTGGCTTCGCGCTGTAGTCTAGCCAGCATTCGGCAGTAGCCGCGGAACCATTGGGATGGATGATGCAGGACACCTTGCATGTCCTTCAATTGACGGGCTACCTTCACGCGGAGTGGCCGCGGATCAGGTCTATCGGCGTAGGGGTGAAGCGAATCGTCCATATCATCCGAATCCGGCGCACCCAAAGCGATTAAGGCTCGTTCTATCTCGAAGCTGCTGCCAGGTGATTCCAGTCTCAGTAAGGGAGGAGCTGCATTGAGATCTATTCCGTTATAAACGGAGGGCTGACTGGATAACGGCTTCTGCTGCTCCTCCATAAGATCACTTAACGATCTACCTTGCAGAAACTCAGCGTACGATAAAATGATGGCAGGAGGCATTCCGAGATCGGAACGCGCTTGCTGGATGCCGCTAGTCCGTTTATCACCAGGAATACCGATAACAATCATCGGCCTCATGAGGGGCTCACTCTGTGATGGAAGGATAACGCCAGTCTTCCTCATCATCGCTTTCCTGCTTGTCGCTTACATCAACAGGTAATCCACTCTTCTGCCAGCGGTTAATCATTTCGTCAGACATATAATGATGGCTAAGGTTTAATGCTTTCAGTCCTTTGATTCGATCGCTGGCGAGAAGTAATTCAGCACCTTCGTCGCTAAGGGTACCAAGTGACAGATCGAGCGTATCCAGTTGATCCAGAATAGGAGCGTCTGCTAATGCACCTGCGATCTCATCTTGAATCTGGCTGTTTTTTAAACCAAGATAAGTAAGTTTAGGGAACTTTCCTACTTCTATAATAGGGAGAAGATCTGCGAGACTGCCGTCAAATCCGTAATCTTCTACGCCTAGATATAGCTCCAGCTTGCGCAAATTCGGCAATTGGCTAGTTGCAATATGTTCAAGAACAGTTGTGCTTAAGCCTCCACTTATAATAATCAGTTCTTCTAGCTTGTCGTGTTTTAGTTCTGAGAGACTCAGCTCATTCCCACCTTGAATCGTGAGTGATTGCAGCTCTGGAAAAGCGGGGAGCAGCGGTGATAGATCGCTTTGGGTAATCCAAGAAATCTCACATTCCTCAGAGCTCATCTCGCCTATGAAAAGCTTGCGTAAAGCAGGGAAGCTAGCACTATGCGTAACGAGTGCCTCTACAACCTCTTCGGAACCATTCTCGTAAGCTTGGCCCCAATCGCCGATAATTAGGCTGGTCAGCGAAGAACTTTCAGAGCTGCTGCTAAGCTTCTCAATTTCTGTGCCGATTCTTTGGCCTTCCTCAAATTCGTCGTATCCGATGCTAAGCTTTACTTCCGTCATGGGCATTCCCTCCCGGAAAAATTTAACTTCGGAAATACCCTATCATCTGTAGGCGAGGGAGTCAAATCACAGGTGAAAATAATTATAGTCAAATTCGTCATGTCATTGTGCTAAGAATTTATGGTAGGTTTATGCTAGGGAGAATTACATTATTGAAGGAGCTGCTCTGATGAAGATCAAACTTCAGGAATGGATAATAGAAGCGGATATTGCAAAGCTGCAAGCGGCTATGGAAGCAGGCGTAGTCAGTTCAGAAGATTTGGTAGTAGCCTATTTGGAACGGATTCATAAGTACGATATAGACATAAACGCAATCTTAGAAATCAATCCAGAGGCTAAAGACATCGCGAGAACACTGGATATTGAACGTAAGGAACAAGGAAGTCGGGGAAGTCTACACGGCATTCCTATATTGTTGAAGGATAATATAGATACCGCGGATAAAATGCATACGAGTGCTGGGTCAGTAGCTTTAGCAGGATCATTTGCGGCAAAAGATTCCTTCGTAGCTGCGAAGCTCCGGTCAGCAGGAGCTGTTTTGCTTGGAAAGGCGAATATGTCGGAGTGGTCTAACTTTATGTCTAGTTCAATGCCGGCTGGGTATAGCTCACGAGGTGGTCTAGTACTTAATCCATATGGGCCAGGGAATGTATTTGTCAGTGGTTCAAGTTCTGGACCTGCAGCAGCTATTGCGGCGAATTTGGCAGCAGCCTCGATCGGAACGGAAACCGCGGGATCAATTGTTGGGCCAGCCTGTCAGCATGCTCTCATCGGGATCAAACCAACGGTCGGATTAGTCAGTCGTACTGGAGTGATTCCTATTTCAGTTAGCCAAGACACTCCTGGACCTATTGCTAAAACGGTTACGGATGCGGCGATTATTTTGGGGGCATTAACGGGAGTGGATGACAGGGATGAAGCAACATTATCGAGCGAGAAGCATGCTTTTACGGACTATACTCCATTTCTAGATAAAAGCTTTATACGGCAAGCAAGAATAGGCGTTCCACGGCACTATTATAACCATTTAGATGCAGAGCGACTTTCAATTATGGAAACAGCTATCCAGACTTTGAAGAACGAAGGGGCTACGATAATAGATCCGGTTACGCTTTACGTTGAACAACAAAACTGGAATAATGATGTAATCTGTTATGAATTTAAAAAGGGGCTCAACGCGTATTTATCTGGGGTAGATGATTCCGTTCCGATTCACTCTTTGCAGCAATTGATAGCGTATAATGAAAGACATGCTGAAATCGCATTACAATTTGGGCAAGATACATTAACTAGGTCAGAGGGTATAACTTTAACCGAAGAAGAATATCAGCAAAAGAAACAAGAATACAGAGAGCTAGCACTTGAGCAAGGCATAGATTATGTGTTGGAGCAATATAGCTTGGATGCATTATTACTGCCTGGAGATGTAGATGGTATGTATATTGCAGCACGCTTGGGGTATCCGTTAATTACCGTTCCGGCAGGATTTGTAGCTCAGGGCATTATTGATTCCGACGGTGACCCAACTCGGGGGCCCTTTGGGGTAGTTTTTTCCGGAAAAGCCTATAGTGAGCCTACGCTCCTATCCATAGCCTACGGGTTTGAACAAGCTACGCAGCATCGTGTTCCACCGCAATTGGAATAGGTATTGACTACTTTATTATAGAAGGAAGAGATCAGCTTGAAATATTGCCTAGAATGTGGAACAGCGTTAGTAATGAAAGAAAGCGATGGGGAAGGACAGGTACCTTATTGTAATGCATGCGAAATGTTCAGATTCCCTATTTTTAGCACGGCGATCAGTACAGCAGTATTAAATCAGGATATGAATAAGATTCTATTGATCCAGCAGTATAACCGACCAGATTATATATTGCTTGCAGGGTACGTGAATAAAGGTGAAGATGCGGAAACCACACTTATTCGTGAAGTAAAAGAAGAGGTAGGAATTGATATTGTAGCCTATGAATATATGCGCAGCTTATATTTCGCACCTTCTAATACGCTAATGCTGAATTTTATAGGTGTTGCAGATTCGGAGGACTTAAGTCAGATGAGTGCTGAGGTTGATCATGCAGAATGGTTTACCTTGGAAGAGGCCGCCAGAGCCATTAAAAAGAATAGTCTAGCCGAAACCTTCCTGTTGGCGATTATTGAAAAATTGCATGCAGATCAGGTACAGGTAAATCCGGTGTCGGTAGGAGGAACAGTGTAAGATGATAGTATATAGCTTTGCCAAAGAAGCTGGTAAATCTATTGATGCGTTCGGAAGCCAGCAGCTTTATATGTCGAGAATACTGACAGAGGCGGTTTCTCCGCATGTGGGTTGTATGCACTTGGGTGTGAATGGACTTGTTGGCTGGCATCAGGCTCCGGTTCCACAGCTATTTCTTGTCGTTAGCGGAGAAGGCTGGGTCAGAGCAGGGGAAGAAACAGAGCTTTCAGTTAGCGCTGGCTCAGCTGTGTATTGGGACAAGGGCGAGTGGCATGAGACACGCACAGAGACAGGACTAACAGCGATAGTAATCGAAGCAGAGAATATGAGTTTGGCGATGCCAATTGTGCAGGAGATTCTTGAGCGGAGGTAAAACAATGTTTAATCAAGAGAAAAGAACAATTACGACCGAAAGATTGATACTGAGACCCTTTGAATTATCTGATGCAAAACGTGTCTCTGACCTCTGCAATAATTATAATATCTACAAAAGTACGTTGACTCTACCTTATCCTTACACTATCGAATGTGCAATATCCTGGATTGAAGCTCATGAAGAGAATTTTATCAATAATATGTATTATGAGTTTGCCATTACTGATAAGAGTACAAACGAGCTTTATGGAGCTATAGGACTGACAAATAAGCAAGCATACAGAAATGGTGAAGTAGGATATTGGATCGGTGAGGAATATTGGGGGAAAGGATACGCGACTGAAGCAGCAAAAGCGATCATTGCGTTTGCTTTTTCAGAAAAGCATTATCATAAAGTATTTGCAAGACACTTTGCTTCAAATCCCGGCTCTGGGCGAGTGATGCAAAAATGTGGAATGGTGGAGGAAGGCATTTTATTGCAGCATATCTATAAAGAAAATAAATATGATGACCTAATTCATTATGGGATTATAAATACTGAAGGTTAGGCTACATAAGATGGATTTTTAAAGTTTTTACAAGCAAATAAAACAAAAAGGAGCCGAGTGGCTCCTTTTTGCTGTGCAATAAGGGCTATACAAATTGTTATTTGGATTTATTGCGATAGGTGCGCGGCGTTGTACCGACGATCTTTTTAAAAGCACGACCAAAATAGGAGAAACTGTTAAAACCCACGGCTTCCGAGATTTCTGTGATCGGCATGCTAGTATTTGTGAGCAGCCGCTTGGCGTGATGAATCCGTGTTTGGATTAGAAAATCGGTTATAGTCAGACCAATCGTTTTTTTGAACAAATGACACAGATAATACGGATTGATATATAAATCCTGTGCAAGCTTTTCGAGCGAAATATCCGTGGTGAAGTTTTTGGATAAATATTTTACCGCTTCTTCGATTTTGACATTGATTGTATTTCTCTCAATGGGCTCAAGACCATGCTCTTCTCCGTTAAACACAAGGCGGTGTATTTCAAGTAGCATCTCATTGAGGTAAATTCGCATAGCCAAAAAGTCACCAGTATTCAGCTTTACATATTCTTCTTGCAGTCGATCTAGGAGATATTCGAAATGACGCAGACGTTCACCGCTCATTCGTATATGCCTATGCTGGTTACTGCGGTCAAACATACGAAGAAATCGTTGCTGAATTTCAGAATCCAGGAGTTCAGGGAGAAAGTGGATGGCGGTACGTGTGCTGGGTACTTGCAGCTTAGGCGAACTTTTATGAGATTCTAGGGAGCTTATCAGAATCAAGTCGTTGCCTTCAAGCGGATAGATATTTTCTTCTATTAAAAAATAACCACTGCCTTCGTGAAACATATAGATCTCAAATCCGGCATGGGAATGGAAGTTCATGTAAAAGGTTTGTTCAGTTTCTCTATACTTCATATGAATGGGTAGTTCTTGCAATTTATTGTTCACGAAAACGTCAGTCGATTGGTAAGTTCGGTCTTCCATACTCCACTCCTCCTGTATTAGAATGCGCTTTCATACATCATATAGGCTCGTAATCAATAAAGCAATATCGGTATGGTTTTACGCAATTCATCGAGAGAATTGCATCCGTTTTCATAATATACTTGGATTCAGGCCGCTAATAGCGCCGTTGGGAGGTGGCGATATATTGTATGGCGGTATTCAACCAGAGGAGTGGAATTAAGGAAATGATTATTGAAATGAATGAACAAATAAGACATGCCGCTGATCGTGTGTATCGATATATGACGGAAAGCAGATCGACCGATTGGGGAATGAACATCAATGAATGGGACTGGGTCCCTGGTGTAGGTACGATGGCATTGCTGCATTATTACGAGAAGACGGGAAACCAGGAAGTTCTTGATTATTTAATTAGATGGGTCGAAAGAAATCAAGAAAAAGCAGGACGTACGAAAGTTATTAATTCGATGGCGCCGTTCGCCATTTTTCCCAGGCTGTATGAATTAACCAAAGAAACGTATTATTTGGACCAAGCGAAACAAATCTCTCAGTGGATGGTACGAGAGGCTCCGCGAACGCGAGAAGGTGCATTTGAGCATACCGTCACGGAGAAAGGTAGCTTCCCAGAGCAGGTATGGGCAGATACAATGTTTATGGCTGTACTACTGCTTGCCCGCACAGCGAAATTAACGCAAGATTCGGATCTTGCAAAACAGGCTTTGGAGCAGGTCAGCTTGCATATGCGGTTGCTGCAGGACGAAGTGACCGGGGTTCTATTTCACGGCTGGAACAGTGCCGAGAGAAATCATTTATCCGCTGCCAGATGGACGCGGGCGAATGCATGGGTTTGTATAGCCGTACCTGAAATCTTGCAGGACATCGTAGGACTAGTCACGATCCCGTCTGATATAAGGTCTAGCTACAAGCGCATGATGGATGGCTTGATCGAATACCAAAGCAGCAACGGTCTATGGCACACGGTAATGGACCGGACAGACTTTTACCAGGAAACGTCGGGAAGCGCGGGTATTGCCTGCGGAATACTGCTGGCTATCCGTACAGGTCTGTTGGAAGAAACCTATGGAGTACACGTGTTAAAAGCTTTAAAGGGTGTTTTGAGATGTATTAATACTGCCGGAGAAGTGAGCAGTGTTTCCGGAGGGACACCGATCATGCCGACCATCGAGGCGTATCAAACGATTGAGCGTATACCGACCTTGTATGGTCAAGGGCTTGTGTTGATGCTGTTTTCGGAGTGCTTCGGAAATGAGTAAACGAAAGCTATTTTTTGTTCTGGAGGGTTAGGTATGAACTTACAAAAGTCAGCGTCACCTCTGACCAGCCCCCGAAAGGGATCGATATTGCGCAGCATGTATCGCTATCGCAGGTTGTATGTGCTCGCGCTTCCCGGCATCATATATTTTATTATTTTTCATTATGTGCCAATGTGGGGCGTGTTGATCGCGTTTCAAGATTACAGTCCGTTTCAGGGTTTTTTTGGAAGTGATTGGGTCGGGTTTAAACATTTTATTGACTTCTTTCAAGGGGACAATTTTATCAGGTTGCTAAGTAATACACTCGTGATCAGTGTGCTGAAGCTTATCTTTTTCTTTCCTGCACCGATTGTACTGGCGCTTTTACTGAATGAGGTTCGGAATGCACTTTACAAGCGATGGGTACAAACGATCGTCTATTTACCTCACTTCTTATCGTGGGTCATCGTCATAGGGATCTATTCACTGATGTTTTCTTCAACGGGCTTCGTCAATGAACTTGTAGTCATGCTCGGAGGAACGGTCAAGAATTGGATGATGATGCCTGAGCTATTTAAAATAAGCATCGTACTCCAAAATATCTGGAAGGAAACAGGGTGGGGAACGATCATCTTTCTCGCTGCACTAAGCAGCGTATCACCTGAACTCTATGAAGCAGCGGTAATGGATGGGGCAAGCCGCTGGCGCCAGTTGTGGAACATCACGCTTCCTTCGATCCGCCCAACCATCATCATGATGCTGTTACTGCAGCTCGGCCATATCCTTAATGTCGGCTTCGAGCAAATCTTCTTGATGCTGAATCCGCTCGTTATGGATGTTGGTGATGTATTTCCTACTTTTGTGTACCGTGAGGGTATTCTTCAAGGGGACTTCAGCTTTGCCTCAGCGGCGGGTTTGTTCAACTCTCTGGTAGGACTCATCTTAATTCTGAGTGCAAACAAGCTGACCAAAAAACTGGGTGAAGAAGGAATATTCTAAAGAGGTGAAATTATGAGATTCAAAAGAACCCTTGGCGAAAGATTGTTTGACCGCTTGAACTATGTACTACTTGCCCTTGTGTCGGCTGCCATGCTGCTACCCTTTGTCAATGTGCTTGCTTCGTCGCTCTCTACCGGGGTTGGGCTGAGCAGAGGGGGTCTTGTTCTCTGGCCGCGTGGCTGGTCACTGGAGGCATACAGCTATATTTTCAAACAAGGGGATTTAATTCGGGCTTTGGGCGTTACCATCTTTATCACCGTAGTAGGAACAGCACTAAATCTAATCGTTACATTTACCCTCGCGTATGCACTATCGAAATCGCATTTGCCGTTCCGTAATCCGATGCTTATGATGGTATTCTTTACTACACTATTTAGTGGCGGGATGATTCCAACATTTATTCTAGTTAAAGATCTGGGGATGCTGGACAGTCTTTGGTCGCTTATCATTCCCGGAGCGGCAAGTGCATTTAACATCATTATCGTAAAATCGTTCATGCAGACGATTCCAGATGGGCTCGAAGAGTCAGCGACGATTGACGGATGTACGGAATTCGGTACCTTTTTCCGCATTGTGATTCCGGTGTCTATGCCAATCATTGCGACCATGATCCTGTTTTACGCCGTCGGACATTGGAATGAATTTTTTCAAGCGATATTGTATATCAACAACCCACTCAAATGGCCTATGCAAGTGTTCTTGCGCCAAGTGCTTCTGGTATTGAGTTCATCGGAGCTTAACGCTTCTATGATTGATCAGGATCAAATGATGCAGCTGGCTGAACCTATCAAGATGGCGATGATCATTGTGGCTACAGCACCGATTGTTATTGTTTATCCTTTTTTACAAAAGTATTTCGTGAAGGGTGTCATGATCGGTTCAATCAAAGGGTAGATTTCCCCTCGATAATTAAAGTAAGCGATTTATTCCAAGGAGGAATATCAAATGAAAATGCTGTCTAGAAAAAATGCTTATACCTGCTTCACTGCCCTGATTGGGGGAACGCTCATCTTGTCTGGCTGTGGCAATTCGAAGGGAGGTAGTTCTGAGGGAACTGCCAATGCTCCATCCAAGCCAGTACCGATTGAATTCTCGATGAACGTGAACACGGTTCCAGATGTTAATAACAATGAAGGGATCAAATGGTTGAATGAAAAGTTCAATATGGATCTAAAATTCACACCGATTCCAAACTCTAATTTTAAGGAAAAATTCAATGCGATGGTCGCTTCTGGCTCGATGCCTGATGTATTTACCTTTAATTTCGATGCAACCGCGATCAAGCTCATCAAGCAAGGAGCCGTCGCTCCGCTCGACGAGTACATTTCGGAGTATCCGAATTTGAAATATACCCAGCTTCATTATGATAATGTCAGCTATGATGGGAAGGTTTATGGTATTCCTATTGCACGCTCATTGCTTGCTGCTCCAAACGCGCCGCTGATCCGCCAAGATTGGCTGGATAAATTGAACTTGCCTGTTCCGAAGACATTGGATGAGCTGTACGCTACCATGCAGGCGATGACAAATAATGACCCGGACGGCAACGGGAAGAAGGATACGTATGGGCTGCAGCTTGGTGAAATTACTGGTCGAGCAGGCGATTTCAATGGACGGGAATTTTGGGGAACAGGCGACCTGTTATACAGTTTCGGTCTTGATGGCTCGGGCTGGGTGCTGAAGGATGGTCAGCTTGTTATGAACGAAGCGATGCCTGAATATAAAGTTTATCTGGATTGGCTGAAAAAAGCTGTCAGCGAAGGCTTGGTTGATCCTGATTTCGTCTTGAACCAAGCGAATGAGGCACAGGATAAATTTTTCAAAAACGGAAAAGGCGGAATTGCCTTCGACTTTGTTTCGATGATCCGTAATTTTACTTCGACCGTTCCAGTGACTACACCTGGGGCTAAGCTAACTGCATTTGAACCTCCGGTTGGACCTAATGGCGAAAGCGGAGTCGTATCTGGTCCGGGTAATGTAGGTGTCATCTTTATCAGTGCTGAGGCCGCGAAAGATAAGAATAAAGTGAAGACGATTCTGCAATGGCTTGACTACGGTCCGTCCATGGAAAATGGTTATGTTGTAGACGGTGTACAGAAATACAACAAATTGCAAAACTATGGGCTTGATGGCGTTACCTTCAAAACGAACAGTGACGGCAGTGTTGAAGTGACCGATAAGG
This Paenibacillus sp. FSL R5-0345 DNA region includes the following protein-coding sequences:
- a CDS encoding extracellular solute-binding protein translates to MKMLSRKNAYTCFTALIGGTLILSGCGNSKGGSSEGTANAPSKPVPIEFSMNVNTVPDVNNNEGIKWLNEKFNMDLKFTPIPNSNFKEKFNAMVASGSMPDVFTFNFDATAIKLIKQGAVAPLDEYISEYPNLKYTQLHYDNVSYDGKVYGIPIARSLLAAPNAPLIRQDWLDKLNLPVPKTLDELYATMQAMTNNDPDGNGKKDTYGLQLGEITGRAGDFNGREFWGTGDLLYSFGLDGSGWVLKDGQLVMNEAMPEYKVYLDWLKKAVSEGLVDPDFVLNQANEAQDKFFKNGKGGIAFDFVSMIRNFTSTVPVTTPGAKLTAFEPPVGPNGESGVVSGPGNVGVIFISAEAAKDKNKVKTILQWLDYGPSMENGYVVDGVQKYNKLQNYGLDGVTFKTNSDGSVEVTDKDKLKKLGGGYILPTQALPNPENTNYTKDSDDPETLALEIAANDILLKHLKVSPIAGLHSPTEQNTPDMYMDLVKAKVKYVMSQLSSEEWDNALKSFMDKDGTKVTQEFNEALKNAKK